The following coding sequences lie in one Myxococcus xanthus genomic window:
- a CDS encoding isopenicillin N synthase family dioxygenase, whose protein sequence is MAETSSLNIPTVDLADLASDDSARVERAAAAIREAFGVFGLVYLKNHGVDTQALNRFYDAFAAFIGRPAEEKKPYGRADIWYQRGWTPPNTEVAVASNGQPDFKECYFVAPYPNDAQSALEFPELYPENVWPQNAPPYFEDGIMTLGRSLHEAGLKLLRGSAVALGLPETLFTDLCDRGAHVTRALQYLPLTNAQVNTDIVWGEEHTDFNLLTLLPGGRFLDPEGSPAPGPDNKSGLYLRTRATPEAPNGLQVRGTAPAGCIVAQVGQQLEILTGGTFLATPHVITAPGVPGWQRQSAAHFMHVHTNTVLFPLEKFRSADAVRNYAPPVLAGTYDIKTLVDIGLAPASALDKLGYRHYDRLNRQRAGA, encoded by the coding sequence TCGCTCAACATCCCCACTGTCGACCTCGCCGACCTCGCGTCGGATGACTCCGCTCGTGTCGAGCGCGCCGCCGCGGCGATCCGCGAGGCCTTTGGCGTCTTTGGTCTCGTGTACCTGAAGAACCACGGCGTCGACACCCAGGCGCTGAACCGGTTCTACGACGCGTTCGCGGCATTCATCGGCCGGCCCGCCGAGGAGAAGAAGCCCTACGGCCGCGCGGACATCTGGTACCAGCGCGGCTGGACGCCTCCGAACACCGAGGTCGCGGTCGCCAGCAATGGCCAGCCGGACTTCAAGGAGTGCTACTTCGTCGCGCCCTACCCCAACGACGCGCAGTCCGCGCTCGAGTTCCCGGAGCTGTACCCGGAGAACGTGTGGCCCCAGAACGCGCCGCCCTACTTCGAGGACGGCATCATGACGCTGGGCCGCTCCCTCCATGAGGCCGGCCTGAAGCTGCTCCGTGGCTCCGCGGTGGCCCTGGGCCTGCCGGAGACACTGTTCACCGACCTGTGCGACCGGGGCGCCCACGTCACCCGCGCGCTCCAGTACCTGCCGCTCACCAACGCGCAGGTGAACACGGACATCGTCTGGGGCGAGGAGCACACCGACTTCAACCTGCTCACCCTGCTCCCGGGCGGCCGCTTCCTGGACCCGGAAGGCAGCCCCGCGCCCGGCCCCGACAATAAGAGCGGCCTCTACCTCCGCACCCGCGCGACGCCCGAAGCGCCCAACGGCCTCCAGGTGCGCGGAACGGCGCCGGCGGGCTGCATCGTGGCGCAGGTGGGCCAGCAATTGGAGATCCTCACGGGTGGCACCTTCCTCGCCACGCCGCACGTCATCACCGCCCCGGGCGTGCCGGGTTGGCAGCGCCAGTCCGCCGCGCACTTCATGCACGTGCACACGAACACCGTGCTCTTCCCGCTGGAGAAGTTCCGCAGCGCGGATGCCGTCCGGAACTACGCGCCGCCCGTGCTCGCGGGGACGTATGACATCAAGACGCTGGTGGACATCGGCCTGGCGCCCGCGAGTGCGCTCGACAAGCTGGGTTACCGGCACTACGACCGGCTGAACCGCCAGCGCGCTGGCGCGTAG